One Candidatus Nitrotoga arctica genomic window, TGATGAGCTTGGGGATTGGGCATTTCATTGTCACAAGAGCCATCACACTATGAATGCCATGGGTCACGACGTTCCTACGATGATTGGTGTAGATCAAAGCAAGCTTGTCGACAGAATAACATCGCTGGTTCCTGATTACATGAGCATGGGTGAAAGCGGTATGGCGGATATGGAGAAGATGGAGATGCCTTTGCCAGATAACACCTTACCGATGATGTCCGGCCAGGGGCAGTTTGGGGGCATCGGAATGGGAGGGATGTTTACGACCGTTAAAATCCGCGAAGGTCTTGCGCGTAACGATTACAAAGACCCCGGTATTTATAAGCATCCTGCAGGTACCGTGGCATATGAAATTAATAGTGAATTACCGCCTGTGCAAAGGCAAACTGAAACCCCATCCGAAGATGGGGTGGAATTTAAAGTGCGTAAACCCATGGGTCACAGCGAACATTAAAACATTGGCCCATTAAATTTCATCATATTTCTGTTTTCACTCGTTGCTGCTGAACATAATTGCCAGTTCGATGATGTGCTCCCAGCCCAATGTTCCAGCCCGTTGTAGAAAGGCGAAATCAAATAATCGATATCAATGTGCTGTAGACCCACCTGTAAACGCTGAGATGATAGGGCACGGCTTGGTTCGACCCGTCATTTCGCATTCGTGGATTAGATGTGTGAGAATACTTTGCATGCGTTCAAGGTCGACGATCCGCTTATTGATGTCGCCAAGACGGATATTTGCGATCTTGCGGATCGCCGCTCTGTCAGTACCGCCCTCCAATGCAAGCAAGGATGCAATCTCTCCCAGCGTAAAACCAAGATCTTGTGATCGCTTGATAAATCGGATGCGCTCAATGAGTGCAAGCGGATATTGCCGGAATGTCATGCCATTCGGCGCGGGTGTAGGTAGTAAATTCAATTTTTGATAGTAGCGGATCGTCTCAATACCCACTTCAGCAGCGCGTGCTAAGCGGCCAATTGTTAATTGCTCAACTTCTTTTTTCATGAATTTGCCTGGTAAGTAAAAAAAGATTGACTCTGGGGTCATGCACAGAGTGTAGGATGAGCCTGTCTTTAAACTACGACAAGGGGTTGAGCCATGAATCAGAAAAATCAAAGCACCTGTTGCGGTCATACCAGTCCTGAAAAAAAAGTTGTTGTAGCACCGGCCGGCAGCCCGATTTCCGAAAAAACATACATCGATCCCGTCTGTGGAATGAAAGTGTCGGCCAACAGCAAGAAGTCGGTTGAGCATGACGGCACCACATACTATTTTTGTAGTGAAAGCTGCGTTGCCAAATTTCGGACCAATGCCAAGCAATACCTGAGCAAGCCGACATCCAGCGATATCGCCCCCAAGGCGTCTCTGCAAGCAGTTACAAAGGACGCGATCTTTACCTGCCCGATGCACCCTGAGGTCCAGCAAGTCGGTCCCGGTAGCTGCCCGAAGTGTGGGATGGCACTGGAGCCGATGGAGGCGACTGCGGAAGAAGATACCACCGAGCTTGACGACATGACCCGTCGTCTTTGGGTAAGTACAGCATTGACCGTACCGTTGCTGATTTTGACAATGGGTGAGATGGTTCCAGGAATAGACTTTCACAGTCGGTTAGGAACGACTGTGTTTAACTGGTTGCAAGCTGCGCTTGCGACACCAGTCGTTCTGTGGGCGGGTTGGCCGTTTTTCGAGCGCGCCGGGGCATCGTTCCGTACTTGGAATCTTAATATGTTCAGTCTGATTGGACTGGGCACCGGGGCGGCCTTTGTATTCAGTGTAGTGTCGCTCTTGTTTCCTGAATTACTTCCGGTTGATTTCAAAATGAACGGCATGGCGCCGCTTTACTTCGAGGCCGCTGCCGCCATTATCACGCTCGTGCTCGTGGGGCAGGTGCTGGAACTGCGAGCGCGGTCACGTACCAACAGCGCGATCAAATTGCTTCTGGGGCTCGTGCCAAATACGGCCGTTCGCCTCAGGCTCGACGGTAGTGAAGAAGAAGTACATCTGGACGAGATCCATGTAGGCGATCGATTGCGTGTGAAGCCGGGCGACAAAGTGCCGGTCGATGGTGAAGTGGTCGAGGGCAGATCAAATATCGACGAATCGATGATCACCGGCGAACCAATACCATCTGAGAAAACGGTTGGAAGTAAAGTGTCTGCTGGCACCGTTAATCAGACCGGTTCATTCGTATTCACGGCGCAGAAAGTGGGCGCGGAAACGCTGCTTGCGCACATTGTAAAAATGGTCAACGACGCCAGCCGCTCGCGTGCACCAATCCAAAAAATTGCCGATGCTGTTGCCGGATGGTTTGTGCCGGTGGTAATGGGAGTCGCCCTCATGGCCTTCGTTATCTGGGCTTTTTTTGGCTCACCGCCTGCGCTTGCGCATGCACTTGTAGCAACCGTCTCGGTACTTATCATTGCCTGCCCTTGTGCTCTTGGTTTGGCCACGCCGATTTCGATCATGGTAGGCATTGGCCGTGGCGCGCAAGAAGGCATTTTGATTAAAGACGCAGAAGCGCTGGAACTGATGGAAAAAGTGGATACCTTAGTGGTTGATAAGACTGGCACGCTTACCGAAGGACATCCCAAAGTGCAGGACGTAGTCGCTATCAATGGATTTACTGAAAATGAGGTTTTATCATTGGCGGCTTCTCTTGAACAAGACAGTGAGCACCCTCTTGCGCAGGCTATTGTCGGGTACGCTAAAGAAAAGAATATTAAGATTGTAGAAGCCAAAGATTTTGATTCGATTACCGGCAAGGGAATACGAGGGGTTATTGATGACAAGTCGGTTGCTGTGGGCAACGCCGTGCTCATGTCTGATGTTGGCGTCGACATTGCGTCACTTCAAAGTAAAACACAAGAATTGCAGGCGTTAGCAAAGTCGGTGATGTTTCTAGCCATTGATGGAAAGGCAGCAGGACTGGTGAGCGTTGCCGATCCAATCAAACCTACGGCAGCACGTGCTATAGCAAAACTGAAGGCTGCTGGCATTCGGATAGTATTACTCACGGGCGATAACGTTGCGACCGCTGCATCGGTTGCGCGGCAACTTGGCATTGATGATGTCAAAGGAAACGTCATGCCAAGTGATAAATATCGACATGTGCAAATGCTACAGGCAGCGGGCCACATCGTGGCGATGGCGGGCGACGGTGTCAATGACGCGCCAGCACTTGCTCAAGCGAATGTTGGCATCGCTATGGGGACCGGAACCGACATTGCGATGAATAGTGCGCGCATTGTCTTAGTGAAGGGCGACCTATTGGGCATAGTCCGTGTACGTTTGCTCAGCCAGGTAACTATGCGAAATATTAAACAGAATTTATTTTTTGCATTTGCTTATAACCTGATTGGTGTGCCCATTGCTGCGGGAGCACTATACCCCTGGTTTGGTCTGCTATTAAGCCCGATGATTGCGAGTGCTGCGATGGCGTTAAGTTCGGTATCAGTGATAGGCAATGCTCTGCGGTTGCGCAGTGCGACTCTTGCCCACACACCGCGGTATGGTTGCCATCGTTAATAAAAAAGGCATGCGAATAGCAAGGATTGCCCATTGACCCATATTTAAGGAATGGCTAAAAAGTTCATTGGCTGACGTAGCCAAAATGTAACCTGATAAGGCTGGTTGTACTGTCTTTCAGGCTCTATGAGACTGTAAATGGCAGTGACAGGATTGCCGATTGTTTGACTGTCTTCACTGATACATACCGCATGTTCGGTCTATTGACCGCTCTACTGAGAATGGGCTTGATGTGTTAATTGTTTTTACTCAATGTGCGCCAAGCGTTTGGGTATAAACATATTAAGAAGTCAACGATGAACAAATTTGAACAAAGGATTGTTCCGCGCCGCTACGAAAGCCAGCGCAGAACACTGTCCCGGCTTGCATCGGGTTCCATTAGTGCTTGTCGCCAACCGTGCCCTGGATTGTCTCTGCATACTCCAGATGGGCGGCAAGGGCGGTGTGAACCTTGACCAGCAGGGCTTTTAATTCCTCATTCTTCACGTCGTGTATCAACTGAATATCAACCACATCGATGACCTTTCGATGAAGCTTGATTTCCGTATCGAT contains:
- a CDS encoding MerR family DNA-binding protein, which codes for MKKEVEQLTIGRLARAAEVGIETIRYYQKLNLLPTPAPNGMTFRQYPLALIERIRFIKRSQDLGFTLGEIASLLALEGGTDRAAIRKIANIRLGDINKRIVDLERMQSILTHLIHECEMTGRTKPCPIISAFTGGSTAH
- a CDS encoding heavy metal translocating P-type ATPase; this translates as MNQKNQSTCCGHTSPEKKVVVAPAGSPISEKTYIDPVCGMKVSANSKKSVEHDGTTYYFCSESCVAKFRTNAKQYLSKPTSSDIAPKASLQAVTKDAIFTCPMHPEVQQVGPGSCPKCGMALEPMEATAEEDTTELDDMTRRLWVSTALTVPLLILTMGEMVPGIDFHSRLGTTVFNWLQAALATPVVLWAGWPFFERAGASFRTWNLNMFSLIGLGTGAAFVFSVVSLLFPELLPVDFKMNGMAPLYFEAAAAIITLVLVGQVLELRARSRTNSAIKLLLGLVPNTAVRLRLDGSEEEVHLDEIHVGDRLRVKPGDKVPVDGEVVEGRSNIDESMITGEPIPSEKTVGSKVSAGTVNQTGSFVFTAQKVGAETLLAHIVKMVNDASRSRAPIQKIADAVAGWFVPVVMGVALMAFVIWAFFGSPPALAHALVATVSVLIIACPCALGLATPISIMVGIGRGAQEGILIKDAEALELMEKVDTLVVDKTGTLTEGHPKVQDVVAINGFTENEVLSLAASLEQDSEHPLAQAIVGYAKEKNIKIVEAKDFDSITGKGIRGVIDDKSVAVGNAVLMSDVGVDIASLQSKTQELQALAKSVMFLAIDGKAAGLVSVADPIKPTAARAIAKLKAAGIRIVLLTGDNVATAASVARQLGIDDVKGNVMPSDKYRHVQMLQAAGHIVAMAGDGVNDAPALAQANVGIAMGTGTDIAMNSARIVLVKGDLLGIVRVRLLSQVTMRNIKQNLFFAFAYNLIGVPIAAGALYPWFGLLLSPMIASAAMALSSVSVIGNALRLRSATLAHTPRYGCHR